GCGGGCAATTCAAGATCCCACCAATCAGTAGCTTTTGCGTTGAAAACGCCTGTAGTGGGATTTTCAGTCGAACTTATCTTTGCTCCATACCCAAAGGCGTTGTCCATAGTCCTAAAGAAACTATTAAAGATGGGAGTAGAAGAACTCGTCGCTTTAACTAGTTGGTGAACAACGGAATATTCGACCTTGGTAAAAACACAGGAAGCCTGGCAGGTTATGCAGTTCGGAGCCAGTGTACTGAAGGCACGACATTTAGGAATATCATTCTTATATTGCCTATGGCCAGGGCAATTGTACGCTGCAGTTTCCCAACTCGGATCTTTGTCGTACGTCAGTGCACCGCTGGGACAGACCTCGGCGCATTTTGCACAGTCATGACAGAACCGGAAAATTCCTGCATCGATCGGAGATGTCGGTGCAATCGGAAGATCGGTCAGTGCCTCGTTGGAATGCATGGGCATACCATATTCAGGTGAGATCACCTGACCGGAATCTCGGCTACCCTCACCGACCCCGTTCAAGGCGTTAAAAGCAGGCTGCGGCGCCATATGATTTTTGCCACCCCACATGCATTGGTAACCTAATTGAACAAGGAATCGCTGTGTTGAATTGCCAATATTATCGCTAAGATTATCAGCATAACTCTTGCCCGCATTAGCGATCTTCGATGGCGCAGCGCGTGTAGTCCCTAAAGGATATCGTACTGACCAAGTGAACATAGATAGATCGGCTTTACTTGGAATAACATAAGCGCCGCTCGATTTCATATAACCCTTGTCTGTGTCTTCAAAAGTCAGTTCTTTGAACACCAACTTCTTAGAGTTGCTGTCAAGCGGTGCGTACCCCAACATGAAGGTACCGTACAACTTCATCGCGGATCGAAGCATCCTGGCATTCTCCTCTGGAGTACCCTCCCATTTGGGAATGCCTAAGGTCGTAGGCGTGGTAGCTTTTGAGTCCAGCACCCATGGTTTAGCTTGGGAACCACCGGCGCTATCGTCTAAAGCCCAGTCTCGAGCCGAGTATCCGGGTTTGTTTGCTGCCAACCATTCAGCCTTTAAGGCCTTAGCTTGAGCTTGAACATCTGCATAATTGGGATTGTATCTGGCAGGGTTTGAGTTGTTATTGTCCTTATTGCTCCAAGGTTGGATCAAGGACCAATCAACCTCCAAGGTTGTCTTTTCGACTTCTTTGATCCACCATGGACGCTGTATTCCAGCTTGAGGAGACGCGATCAATTCATCAAGATCATGAAAAACCGGAGCTACCAACGCTGCCCCACCTAACCCAGCTCCAGCCAGGCCAAGTGTTTTCATAAACTGTCTGCGACTTAATGTGCTGTGAAACGTAGACATTTCTTCTCTTTCATGATCTATATTGGGTCTTTCCCCTCGCCATCCGGTCTTTCTCCCGGATGCCATAAGAACATTGGCCCTCCCAAACATCTTAAACCAGGCGTCGATAGCCTAGTTATATTAATATTATAAATCCTATTATTAAAATGTCAATACGCCATCATACGTATTTAGTGTTAGCATATGTTAACGAATAAGTTTCAAAAGATAACCTCACCCATCAATAATAACGATCTCAATTAACGAAGTTGGGAATCGGGCGAGGATGGGTATTCCTCAACAATCCTGACTTTTATGATCATCGATGCCGTTCATGATGCTTCTGTTATATAAAAGGTATTGACTTCAGAACCCCGCAGATCTAATATCGGCTTCGCAAGACTCGGTCAAGGATTAGAACTAGGGGATTAAAAGAAACGATCCTATTGCACGACAAAGAATGGTCTGCCGTTGACGGTGAGGTATGTAAAGTCATCGAATTCAGCCCATTAGTTACGAGCATCAATGAAAGCAACCAAGTTCAAAATGGTTCGAAGTCGCTACCCTACGCTGTTATCACGATCGAATGCAAAAAACTGGACAGCATAACAAGAGGATACATCACTCATAAAATAGACTTTGGGAACCTCTGGGTTGCTTTTAACGAACGCTATTTGGATGCCAATGAAGAAATAATAGTCGTGTGGTCCAAAAACAACTATAAACGAGGTGTGAAGCTACTTTCAGGTTTTATGCCTAAGCTTTGGGTGATGATTTGCCCAAAAGGTGCATACGAACTCATGAGTGACTCGAATTATAAGCCAGAGTTATCGGGATTAGCGCGATGGAACGCGATGAAACCGATCATCGATTGGAAACCAGGAGTCTTTAAATAATTGGCTGCCAATAGTGAGGGAAATAAGTCGATTATACAATCTAACAATTAGTTGATATCAACGGATATTTTTTGGGGAACGGTTCTAGGCAGAGTGGTAAGGACAACAATGTACTGACCAATTGGATAGATTAAGTGAACCTTTTTTGTTAATGCTCTACCAACCAGGGCAGTTCCTGAGCCCGTTTTACCCAATCAGTTACCGCTGACGTAAAGGGCATGCGCCTGACCAGTTTTTTCTGCATATTGATCTCGATCAATTTTTCAAGCAGGTTTTCCGGCTTGCGCTGGGCAAGTTCTTTCACGGTATCGACGCCGGCGGCTTTAAGCAGGTCGCTGAATTCCTCGCCAACCCCCTTGATCCGGAACAGGTCAGCCCGGTTTACCCATTCCAGAATCAGCGCATCACTGATCATAGTCATTTCGGCGAGTTCTTTCCGGCCTGTGCGG
This is a stretch of genomic DNA from Dehalogenimonas etheniformans. It encodes these proteins:
- a CDS encoding reductive dehalogenase, giving the protein MFGRANVLMASGRKTGWRGERPNIDHEREEMSTFHSTLSRRQFMKTLGLAGAGLGGAALVAPVFHDLDELIASPQAGIQRPWWIKEVEKTTLEVDWSLIQPWSNKDNNNSNPARYNPNYADVQAQAKALKAEWLAANKPGYSARDWALDDSAGGSQAKPWVLDSKATTPTTLGIPKWEGTPEENARMLRSAMKLYGTFMLGYAPLDSNSKKLVFKELTFEDTDKGYMKSSGAYVIPSKADLSMFTWSVRYPLGTTRAAPSKIANAGKSYADNLSDNIGNSTQRFLVQLGYQCMWGGKNHMAPQPAFNALNGVGEGSRDSGQVISPEYGMPMHSNEALTDLPIAPTSPIDAGIFRFCHDCAKCAEVCPSGALTYDKDPSWETAAYNCPGHRQYKNDIPKCRAFSTLAPNCITCQASCVFTKVEYSVVHQLVKATSSSTPIFNSFFRTMDNAFGYGAKISSTENPTTGVFNAKATDWWDLELPAFNFDVSKKT